From a single Pirellulaceae bacterium genomic region:
- the mgtE gene encoding magnesium transporter, with protein sequence MINVLLLPELREMLATQDQEELQQFCTALNPTRTAEFMEGLTHDEAWQVLQATDVPRRAEIFQYFDHDRQIALLSEQDLNQVAELVAELYADDRVDLLQEMDQQRVQQLLDLLPRSDRREIQRLQAYPAGTAGSLMTTEMARLGEHLNVREALDALSQLGEQLETIYYIYVVDAEDKLRGVVSSRQLISSLARPHTRLADLMQKDVLTALAIEDQESVAKKVEKLDLLAIPVIDDGGKLVGIITHDDVIDVVREELTEDAQRIGAIAPLREEYLKISLLLLSWKRGAWLTVLFITALVTAYALQYYERTLEQYGWLVFFLPLIVSTGGNSGNQAATLVITALTGGEISVKDWMKVLVRESLIGALLGGLLAVIGTAVGLRFAPSFRDACVIPLTIILVVTMGCLAGSMLPLILRRLGLDPALMANPFIAGIMDITGIVIYLNVAMLVIG encoded by the coding sequence ATGATCAATGTGCTGCTACTGCCAGAACTGCGGGAGATGCTGGCCACTCAGGATCAAGAAGAGTTGCAGCAATTTTGCACTGCGCTGAACCCGACGCGCACTGCCGAATTCATGGAAGGGCTGACGCACGACGAAGCCTGGCAAGTCTTGCAAGCCACCGATGTTCCGCGACGCGCTGAGATTTTCCAGTACTTTGACCATGATCGCCAGATCGCGTTGCTGAGCGAGCAAGACCTGAATCAAGTCGCCGAGTTGGTCGCTGAACTGTACGCCGACGATCGGGTAGACCTGCTACAGGAGATGGACCAACAGCGTGTGCAGCAACTTCTGGACTTGCTGCCGCGTTCGGATCGTCGCGAAATCCAGCGACTACAAGCCTATCCTGCGGGCACCGCCGGTTCGCTGATGACCACGGAGATGGCGCGCCTGGGCGAACATCTCAATGTTCGCGAAGCACTCGATGCGCTCAGTCAATTGGGCGAACAGCTAGAGACGATCTACTACATCTATGTGGTGGACGCCGAGGACAAGCTGCGCGGCGTGGTCTCCAGCCGGCAACTCATCTCTTCGTTGGCTCGGCCGCACACTCGGTTGGCTGATTTGATGCAAAAAGATGTCCTGACTGCACTAGCCATCGAAGATCAAGAGTCGGTTGCAAAGAAGGTCGAAAAGTTGGACTTGTTGGCTATTCCCGTTATTGATGATGGCGGCAAATTAGTTGGCATCATTACGCACGACGACGTAATTGACGTGGTCCGCGAAGAGTTGACCGAAGACGCACAGCGTATCGGTGCTATCGCACCGCTGCGTGAAGAGTACCTGAAGATCAGTCTCTTGCTCCTAAGTTGGAAACGTGGGGCCTGGTTAACGGTGCTGTTTATTACTGCATTGGTGACGGCTTATGCACTGCAATATTACGAGCGTACATTGGAGCAATATGGCTGGCTGGTCTTTTTCTTGCCGTTGATCGTAAGTACCGGCGGCAACTCCGGCAATCAAGCGGCCACGCTGGTCATTACCGCGCTGACCGGTGGGGAGATCAGCGTCAAAGACTGGATGAAGGTGCTGGTACGCGAGAGCTTGATTGGAGCGCTGTTAGGCGGCTTATTGGCCGTGATCGGCACTGCAGTCGGACTGCGGTTCGCTCCTTCGTTTCGCGATGCTTGCGTGATTCCGTTGACAATCATTTTGGTAGTCACCATGGGTTGCCTAGCCGGTTCCATGCTGCCACTGATTCTGCGGCGATTGGGACTGGACCCCGCGCTGATGGCAAATCCATTTATCGCCGGTATCATGGATATAACCGGCATCGTGATTTACTTAAACGTAGCCATGTTGGTCATTGGATAA
- a CDS encoding DUF1501 domain-containing protein: protein MNTDNLHNLIQDLSRQPATRREFLRRSGTGFGGLALSAMLAESNPLPADSLADTGSLAAAHPNPMHPKAPHFAPRAKAVIHLFMNGGPSHVDTFDPKPALEQVHGQLLANNLRTERETGSAFRSPFQFQQYGESGIPVSELFSHVGEMIDEVCVIRSMHANVPNHEPSLMLMNCGESQLMRPSMGSWVTYGLGSENQNLPGFISMCPGGYPIKGSENWQSAFLPGAYQGTYIDTRHQQIEKLIANIRNEGGVGLRDQRRQLDLLQAINRRHLEQRQQDADLEARLQSFELAYRMQMEASDAFDLSNESADTLEMYGSSVQARQILIARRLVERGVRYIQLWHGAGQPWDSHDEIEKNHRRLAGECSRAIGALLRDLKQRGLLNETLVLWGGEFGRTPTVELPKAGANSGSSSGRDHNHHGFTVWLAGGGVRGGSVYGATDEFGFQAVENRVHVHDLQATMLHLLGFDHTRLTYRYAGRDFRLTDVHGRVVHDILA from the coding sequence ATGAATACCGATAACTTGCACAACCTTATTCAGGACTTGAGTCGCCAGCCGGCCACGCGCCGTGAATTCTTACGACGCAGCGGTACCGGCTTTGGTGGGCTGGCCCTGTCGGCAATGTTGGCCGAGTCAAACCCATTGCCAGCCGATTCACTGGCAGATACGGGGTCGCTGGCCGCAGCCCACCCCAACCCGATGCATCCCAAGGCGCCGCATTTTGCTCCTCGGGCCAAAGCGGTAATTCACCTGTTCATGAACGGAGGCCCGTCGCACGTTGACACCTTTGATCCTAAGCCGGCTCTGGAGCAGGTCCATGGCCAGCTGTTGGCCAACAATCTGCGCACCGAGCGCGAAACGGGCTCCGCCTTCCGTTCGCCGTTTCAATTTCAACAGTATGGCGAAAGCGGAATTCCGGTCAGTGAGTTATTCTCGCACGTGGGCGAGATGATCGACGAAGTGTGCGTTATCCGCAGCATGCACGCCAATGTGCCCAATCATGAACCGTCGTTGATGCTGATGAATTGTGGCGAGTCCCAATTGATGCGGCCATCGATGGGCTCGTGGGTCACTTACGGATTGGGCAGCGAAAATCAAAATCTGCCCGGCTTTATCTCGATGTGTCCAGGTGGATATCCGATCAAAGGTTCGGAGAACTGGCAATCCGCCTTTCTGCCTGGAGCCTACCAAGGCACGTACATCGATACCAGACACCAGCAGATTGAAAAACTCATCGCCAACATTCGAAATGAAGGCGGAGTTGGCTTGCGCGATCAGCGCCGACAACTCGATTTGCTACAGGCGATCAATCGTCGGCATTTGGAGCAGCGGCAACAGGATGCCGATCTAGAAGCTCGACTGCAAAGTTTCGAACTGGCCTACCGTATGCAAATGGAAGCCAGCGACGCATTTGATCTAAGTAACGAATCGGCAGACACACTAGAGATGTATGGCAGCAGCGTCCAGGCTCGTCAGATATTAATAGCACGCAGACTGGTGGAGCGTGGAGTGCGATATATTCAATTATGGCATGGTGCTGGTCAACCTTGGGATAGTCACGATGAAATCGAAAAGAATCACCGACGCCTGGCCGGTGAATGCTCGCGAGCCATTGGTGCATTGCTGCGTGACTTGAAGCAACGTGGCTTATTGAATGAAACACTCGTGCTGTGGGGCGGGGAATTCGGTCGCACACCAACCGTGGAATTACCCAAGGCAGGTGCCAATTCTGGTTCCAGCAGCGGCCGCGATCACAATCATCACGGCTTTACGGTGTGGCTGGCCGGAGGCGGTGTGCGCGGTGGCAGCGTGTACGGCGCAACCGATGAGTTCGGATTTCAAGCCGTGGAAAATCGAGTGCATGTGCATGATTTGCAAGCTACTATGTTGCATCTGTTGGGATTTGATCACACGCGGCTGACCTATCGTTACGCTGGTCGTGACTTTCGTTTGACCGATGTTCATGGCCGCGTGGTCCACGATATTCTGGCATAA
- a CDS encoding PSD1 domain-containing protein codes for MQAEPLPDRATFFESHVRPLLLEHCVQCHGDQEQSGQLRLDRSIDLDRKVGSGPIIHKQDPSQSLLLRAVAYQDSQFQMPPDGKLSDQQIEILTAWVRDGAYWPADPDSDSHDTQPLSPTENIDQIRQTHWAFQPVSSPPLPEVTAEQWVRQPLDQFILAKLEQAGLSPSPQADRRTLMLRAHFAVTGLPPSYQEVEQFVGDPAANALEHLVDRLLDSPHYGERWARHWLDVARFAETMGYLPGSVDTTYPYAYTYRDYVIQAFNSDKPFDQFVIEQLAADLLPPSGDQQASLAALGFLTVGRKFMNRQPDIIDDRIDVVTRGFMGMSVGCARCHDHKYDPISMADYYGLYGVFASCQEPAELPLLGDPAASPLYGEFLAAQAEKQQVVDDWLEKKRIATEQELRSRVADYLIYLADVASRPEAKDIQQKGPRGVLRPPAINRWREYLSTWTTQSHPVWTLWHKCMALPPEDYVTNIAALLTDTSSATNSPSELQAVSDAQPVSDSQSASELALSAEKGSTSDSEPPSPAATASWLSQVNPGLLQKLRADPPTNSVQMAGVIGHYIERVYQRWTDALKESSSLTQLPDQADEELRVMLFAADTPTSLDRGQMLAHLNQAERNDYNQQLSKVKAVESQHPGAPGRAMVLVDQATPHEPVIFLRGQPGNRGDRVPRRFLQVLSHVDGGQPFAQGSGRLELARAIAHPSNPLTPRVIVNRIWQYHFGHGLVRTASDFGARGEPPTHPELLDHLAAEFVADGWSIKRLQRRIMLSATWQQASAHRPEANTIDPENRLLWRMPRQRLEFEPLRDRLLAATGQLELQVGGRSVKIDQQATRRALYTYVDREDVPSLLASFDVPSPDASQAKRSRTTVPQQALYLMNSQLVINQAQLLAQQSAEFTSDSQRVEALYRRILGRDPDDVERTCAVEFIEQFASELGDHELPTNSPSQAVWRFGYGYVDPGDEKVRFTGLAHFTGQRWQASEQFPDAKLQYVSLAVGAGHPGHDQQHSTVLRWVAPGSGTVAVRGKLKHAEQRGDGVRARLISSRLGELASWQVFGEELSTVVRRIQVQAGDMLDFIVDCRQSPDFDSYQWAPIVRSLIDPQGDLQPRTVWDSANDFQTASQPPAPAATVDAWVQLAQALLASNEFAFVD; via the coding sequence GTGCAGGCCGAACCACTTCCAGATCGAGCGACTTTCTTTGAATCGCACGTTCGCCCGTTGTTGTTGGAACACTGCGTCCAGTGCCATGGCGACCAAGAGCAGTCCGGCCAGTTGCGACTGGATCGGTCCATCGACCTAGACCGTAAAGTTGGCTCCGGTCCGATCATTCATAAACAGGATCCCAGCCAGAGTCTGTTGCTCCGGGCCGTTGCGTATCAGGACTCACAATTTCAGATGCCGCCCGATGGAAAATTATCAGACCAACAGATCGAAATCCTGACGGCATGGGTCCGCGATGGTGCTTACTGGCCAGCCGATCCAGACTCTGACAGCCACGATACCCAGCCGCTCTCGCCAACAGAAAATATCGATCAAATACGCCAGACCCACTGGGCGTTTCAGCCGGTATCATCCCCTCCGCTACCTGAGGTCACCGCCGAACAATGGGTGCGACAGCCACTCGACCAATTCATCCTGGCCAAGCTGGAGCAAGCCGGCCTGTCTCCAAGTCCACAGGCGGATCGTCGTACGCTGATGTTGCGCGCCCATTTCGCAGTAACTGGGTTACCGCCCAGCTACCAGGAGGTCGAACAGTTTGTTGGTGATCCTGCCGCGAATGCGTTGGAACATTTGGTGGATCGTCTGCTGGATAGTCCACATTATGGTGAACGTTGGGCGCGACACTGGTTGGACGTGGCCCGCTTCGCCGAAACGATGGGGTATTTACCCGGAAGCGTCGATACGACCTATCCGTATGCCTACACCTATCGCGACTACGTGATCCAGGCGTTTAATTCAGACAAGCCGTTTGATCAATTCGTTATCGAGCAATTGGCTGCGGATCTATTGCCACCTAGCGGTGATCAGCAAGCGTCGTTGGCGGCGCTGGGATTCTTGACGGTCGGTCGCAAATTCATGAACCGTCAACCCGATATCATCGATGATCGAATTGACGTCGTGACGCGCGGTTTCATGGGTATGAGCGTTGGTTGTGCGCGGTGTCATGATCACAAATATGATCCAATTTCCATGGCCGATTACTATGGCTTGTACGGCGTTTTTGCCAGTTGCCAGGAGCCCGCAGAGTTACCGCTGCTGGGTGACCCTGCCGCTTCGCCGCTGTATGGTGAATTTCTGGCCGCGCAGGCTGAAAAACAACAGGTGGTCGATGACTGGCTGGAAAAAAAGCGTATTGCTACTGAACAAGAGCTGCGTTCGCGAGTTGCCGATTATTTGATTTACCTGGCGGATGTGGCCTCGCGGCCTGAGGCCAAGGACATTCAGCAGAAAGGCCCTCGCGGCGTACTGCGACCTCCGGCCATCAATCGCTGGCGCGAGTATTTATCCACTTGGACTACTCAGTCGCATCCTGTCTGGACGCTGTGGCACAAGTGTATGGCGCTGCCGCCTGAGGACTATGTGACGAACATCGCCGCCCTGCTGACCGACACGTCCAGCGCGACAAATTCGCCCAGCGAATTACAAGCAGTCAGCGACGCACAACCTGTCAGCGACAGTCAGTCAGCCAGTGAGTTGGCTTTGTCTGCCGAGAAGGGCTCGACGAGTGACTCAGAGCCCCCTTCCCCTGCGGCGACAGCATCGTGGCTCAGCCAAGTCAATCCGGGACTTTTACAGAAGCTGCGCGCCGATCCGCCCACCAACAGCGTTCAAATGGCTGGCGTGATCGGGCACTACATCGAGCGAGTTTATCAGCGCTGGACGGACGCTCTCAAAGAGAGTAGTTCGCTGACACAACTGCCCGACCAAGCCGACGAAGAGTTGCGAGTGATGCTGTTTGCTGCCGATACACCGACTTCGCTGGATCGAGGGCAGATGTTGGCGCACTTGAATCAAGCCGAACGCAATGACTACAACCAACAACTCAGTAAGGTCAAGGCGGTTGAATCGCAACATCCTGGCGCGCCAGGGCGTGCCATGGTCCTCGTTGACCAAGCTACACCACACGAACCCGTAATCTTTTTGCGTGGCCAGCCCGGCAATCGCGGAGATCGTGTGCCCAGACGATTCTTGCAAGTCCTGTCGCACGTCGATGGCGGCCAACCGTTTGCACAAGGTAGCGGGCGCTTGGAGTTGGCGCGAGCCATTGCGCATCCGAGTAATCCTTTAACGCCGCGCGTGATCGTCAATCGAATTTGGCAATATCATTTTGGACACGGACTCGTAAGAACCGCCAGTGATTTCGGCGCCCGCGGCGAACCGCCAACGCATCCTGAGTTGTTGGACCACTTGGCCGCCGAATTTGTGGCCGATGGCTGGTCGATCAAGCGATTGCAGCGGCGCATCATGCTCTCGGCCACATGGCAGCAAGCTAGTGCGCACCGTCCCGAAGCCAACACCATCGACCCTGAAAATCGTCTGCTGTGGCGAATGCCTAGACAACGACTAGAATTTGAACCGCTCCGCGATCGATTGCTGGCCGCGACAGGGCAGTTGGAATTGCAGGTCGGTGGGCGGTCGGTGAAAATTGATCAACAGGCGACTCGCCGTGCACTGTACACTTATGTTGATCGCGAGGATGTTCCGAGCCTGTTAGCTAGTTTCGACGTGCCTAGTCCCGACGCTAGTCAGGCCAAACGATCCAGGACCACAGTACCGCAGCAAGCGCTCTACCTGATGAACTCGCAGTTGGTCATCAATCAAGCGCAGTTGCTGGCTCAACAGTCCGCCGAATTTACATCTGATTCGCAGCGCGTCGAAGCCCTGTATCGGCGCATTCTGGGACGTGATCCAGATGATGTGGAACGCACTTGCGCGGTGGAGTTTATCGAACAATTTGCATCCGAATTGGGCGACCACGAGCTACCGACCAACAGCCCTTCGCAAGCCGTATGGCGGTTTGGCTACGGGTACGTTGATCCTGGCGATGAAAAAGTTCGTTTTACTGGGCTGGCCCACTTCACGGGACAGCGCTGGCAAGCGTCTGAACAATTTCCAGATGCCAAATTGCAGTATGTAAGCTTGGCCGTCGGCGCAGGACATCCGGGACATGATCAACAACACAGCACGGTCCTGCGCTGGGTAGCGCCCGGCAGCGGCACTGTGGCAGTGCGCGGAAAACTGAAGCACGCTGAACAGCGCGGCGATGGTGTACGGGCGCGCTTGATTTCCAGCCGGCTTGGCGAGCTGGCCAGTTGGCAGGTATTCGGCGAAGAACTGAGCACGGTGGTGCGTCGCATTCAAGTGCAGGCTGGGGATATGCTGGACTTCATCGTTGACTGCCGACAGTCTCCCGATTTCGATAGCTATCAATGGGCGCCTATCGTCCGTTCCCTGATCGATCCGCAGGGGGATCTCCAGCCGCGCACGGTGTGGGATTCGGCCAACGATTTTCAGACAGCTTCACAACCTCCTGCTCCCGCAGCAACGGTTGATGCGTGGGTACAATTGGCTCAGGCGCTGTTGGCCAGCAATGAATTTGCCTTTGTAGATTAA
- a CDS encoding DUF4332 domain-containing protein, whose amino-acid sequence MQLEHLEVTLAGTNRPLALGPLFSGLNAISGPKGSGKTRLLQWLRQTLSEHVSAHGFSVPYDQNGRSTRTSIQSSSHGILRIRSGGSPYRLTGDGLAYGTDHRVVANAVSPRQRQAFDLLCSDKQATETQAHLEEIARRLGLDTTTMNLDSQSRDQLVARERELVAQLQRVEHLPVQRDELLSRRRDIEHRLNQLRQSGSYPPASVEYDRQRLVDRYSAIEADLRGAENELQQYDRQIAEAKAELRLAEIDHSAAVVDSSFRQQLQQLDDRLASWRRTLRDIKLHRETIEHQQTELLLDQQTGTQLSATLRADARASMRSLEAQLHDARKQLDQFVVHYAADYARSGDSANGSVVTQHQVIRDATGRTHLVHQAQPAYHSAPAALPEVLRAMQRELHQLCHQLSRQELDSASETLKQQAAQLRRCEVELLQSVEQLIEQRSQLLRKIADKYQLSSDQLSLAFGQWCQCHDHRHLADWLLQDESTVCTIKLPQTDSRPQVLDRIARLEAERKQAALRAEECRRQMRDADQSRAPRTASATDSGRQIEESQLLRELDLLVAALSDWDGRDRLQADLDEVRRRLAQLPSGVTRPSSYQQATDRHLIGLCGQDHYAPHRSSDSFGSRSVSSIADGFDQDSDFGWRREVPDAIVRVAQRLAIAEALAGRGDSIPLLLDQAFDEVGIELQRTAVDHLARVGQRQQIVILTDKAHVAELVTQHRGRVFYLSAEQPAGAPEPDINRWLTAYANDEESDKWQHSAHDVVEEDHRAQAFYLHQSSPLEALPAMNDQIAARCRAAGIYRIGHLLDADAAWLANNLRMAQVSPSTVRNWQAMAELLCSVRNLRPFDARVLVGSGVRSASQLSHMHPSNLLENVERFLTTDYGRRILRSGNRYELSRINAWIAAAKRSTSRRGHHGHFDADIREPWSRWDARHDDSTSVGDRRYSREQHMGSPSTPHFSTEHYGYGETELMDGQEHSGNGRAGEQEAHRSERPARQQRTFPSLADSSGQPVKSQRPRAQRTSDSNGHASRKFYLELSSPVVDAPSIGERMAQRLQQHNIVTVQHLLSADADRLAKQLGHRRVTADTVRAWQQQATLVCRIPNLRGHDAQLLVACSITSPEALAGLTAESLLTQVLGFARTSEGQRVLRGSKEPDLAEVNDWISWASQCRNLSAA is encoded by the coding sequence ATGCAACTGGAACATCTGGAAGTAACGCTAGCCGGAACCAATCGACCGCTAGCGCTCGGCCCGCTCTTCAGCGGACTGAACGCCATCAGCGGGCCCAAGGGCAGCGGCAAAACTCGACTCCTGCAGTGGCTTCGGCAAACATTATCGGAACACGTTTCGGCGCACGGATTCTCCGTACCCTACGATCAAAATGGGCGGTCCACCCGAACATCAATCCAGTCAAGCTCTCACGGTATCCTCCGCATTCGTAGTGGCGGTTCGCCCTATCGTCTGACAGGTGATGGGCTTGCGTACGGCACAGACCATCGCGTAGTCGCCAATGCTGTCAGCCCTCGCCAGCGACAAGCGTTTGATCTGTTGTGCTCAGACAAGCAAGCTACGGAAACTCAAGCGCATCTGGAAGAGATCGCGCGCAGATTGGGGCTGGACACGACGACCATGAACTTGGATAGCCAGTCGCGCGATCAATTAGTTGCCCGCGAGCGAGAGCTGGTAGCCCAGTTGCAGCGCGTGGAGCACCTGCCTGTACAGCGCGATGAGTTACTCAGTCGTCGTCGCGACATCGAGCATCGACTGAATCAATTGCGCCAATCTGGCAGCTACCCTCCGGCCAGTGTCGAGTATGATCGTCAGCGATTGGTCGATCGCTACTCTGCCATTGAAGCTGACCTGCGTGGTGCCGAGAACGAGCTTCAACAATATGACCGTCAAATTGCCGAAGCAAAAGCCGAGCTGCGATTGGCCGAGATCGATCATTCGGCTGCGGTGGTCGACAGCAGCTTTCGCCAACAATTGCAACAGCTTGACGATCGCCTGGCAAGCTGGCGCCGAACGCTTCGCGACATCAAGCTGCATCGCGAGACAATAGAGCATCAGCAAACTGAATTGCTGTTGGATCAGCAAACCGGCACTCAATTGTCCGCCACACTACGCGCTGATGCTCGCGCCTCGATGCGATCGTTGGAGGCCCAGCTTCATGATGCGCGCAAACAACTCGATCAATTTGTCGTGCACTACGCGGCAGACTATGCGCGCTCCGGCGACTCGGCCAACGGTTCAGTTGTAACCCAGCATCAGGTTATCCGCGACGCTACCGGTCGCACGCACCTCGTCCATCAAGCCCAACCCGCTTACCATTCAGCACCAGCAGCACTGCCTGAGGTGCTACGGGCGATGCAGCGCGAATTACACCAGTTGTGCCATCAATTGTCGCGGCAAGAGTTGGATTCGGCATCAGAAACTCTCAAGCAGCAGGCAGCTCAATTGCGCCGTTGCGAAGTGGAGCTGCTACAGTCCGTAGAGCAGTTGATTGAGCAGCGCAGTCAGTTATTGCGTAAGATTGCAGACAAGTACCAATTGTCCAGCGATCAATTGTCGTTGGCGTTTGGCCAGTGGTGTCAGTGCCATGATCATCGTCATCTGGCGGACTGGCTGCTGCAGGACGAGTCTACGGTGTGCACCATCAAGCTACCTCAAACCGATTCTCGCCCACAGGTGTTGGATCGAATTGCCAGACTGGAAGCGGAAAGAAAGCAAGCTGCCCTGCGCGCCGAAGAGTGCCGCCGGCAGATGCGTGATGCGGATCAAAGCCGCGCGCCGCGCACGGCATCAGCGACGGACAGCGGACGTCAAATTGAAGAGTCGCAATTGCTGCGAGAATTGGACCTGCTGGTGGCTGCTTTATCTGATTGGGATGGTCGCGATCGCTTGCAGGCAGATCTGGATGAAGTGCGTCGAAGACTTGCTCAACTGCCCAGCGGGGTAACGCGACCCAGCTCGTATCAACAGGCCACTGATCGGCATCTGATTGGACTGTGCGGCCAGGATCATTATGCGCCCCATCGCTCCAGCGATTCTTTCGGTAGCCGCAGTGTCAGCTCGATTGCGGACGGCTTCGACCAGGATTCCGATTTCGGATGGCGACGCGAAGTGCCCGACGCCATTGTGCGTGTGGCACAGCGTTTGGCAATCGCTGAGGCACTGGCCGGTCGTGGCGATTCCATTCCGCTGCTTCTGGACCAAGCGTTCGATGAAGTGGGAATTGAATTGCAACGAACCGCGGTTGACCACTTAGCGCGGGTTGGCCAGCGCCAGCAGATCGTGATACTAACAGACAAGGCTCATGTCGCTGAATTGGTTACCCAGCATCGTGGGCGAGTGTTCTATTTATCTGCTGAGCAGCCTGCTGGAGCGCCGGAACCAGACATCAATCGCTGGCTGACGGCTTACGCAAACGACGAAGAGTCCGATAAATGGCAACACTCAGCCCACGATGTCGTTGAGGAAGATCATCGTGCTCAAGCTTTCTATCTGCATCAAAGCAGTCCGCTGGAAGCACTACCAGCCATGAACGACCAGATTGCAGCGCGGTGCCGTGCAGCGGGTATCTATCGCATCGGTCATCTGCTGGATGCCGACGCAGCCTGGCTTGCCAACAATCTTCGGATGGCACAAGTCAGTCCATCTACGGTCCGCAACTGGCAAGCCATGGCTGAATTACTCTGCAGTGTTCGCAATTTGCGTCCCTTCGACGCGCGCGTGTTGGTTGGCTCTGGAGTTCGCAGCGCCAGCCAACTATCCCACATGCATCCATCGAATCTATTGGAGAACGTCGAACGTTTTCTGACAACCGACTACGGGCGACGGATTTTGCGCAGTGGAAATCGCTACGAACTATCGCGTATCAACGCTTGGATTGCCGCCGCTAAGCGCAGTACGTCCCGTCGTGGCCACCACGGTCATTTCGACGCTGACATCCGCGAACCTTGGTCACGCTGGGATGCGCGCCATGATGACTCGACTAGCGTCGGCGATCGCCGTTACAGCCGTGAACAACACATGGGAAGTCCGTCCACGCCACATTTTTCGACAGAGCATTACGGCTACGGCGAAACTGAATTAATGGACGGCCAAGAGCACTCTGGAAACGGTCGGGCTGGCGAACAAGAAGCGCATCGCAGCGAGCGCCCGGCGCGACAACAGCGAACTTTCCCAAGTTTGGCCGACAGCTCGGGGCAGCCGGTGAAAAGTCAACGCCCGCGAGCACAACGCACGTCGGATTCCAACGGCCATGCATCGCGAAAATTTTATCTAGAGCTGTCGAGTCCCGTGGTGGACGCACCGTCGATCGGCGAGCGCATGGCGCAGCGATTGCAGCAGCACAACATCGTGACGGTCCAACATTTGTTGTCGGCCGACGCTGATCGGCTGGCCAAGCAATTGGGACATCGTCGCGTCACTGCGGATACCGTTCGGGCTTGGCAACAACAAGCTACGTTGGTGTGCCGCATTCCTAATTTGCGAGGCCACGACGCTCAATTGCTGGTCGCTTGCAGCATCACTTCGCCAGAAGCACTGGCTGGATTGACTGCCGAATCACTGTTGACGCAAGTCTTGGGGTTCGCGCGCACCAGCGAAGGTCAACGCGTTCTGCGCGGCAGCAAGGAGCCCGACTTGGCCGAAGTCAACGATTGGATCAGCTGGGCCAGCCAATGCCGCAATTTGAGCGCAGCCTGA
- the pyrE gene encoding orotate phosphoribosyltransferase: MASQYDQQRLIQLVQQHALQFGNFTLASGKQASFYLDCRKLTLHPQGANQIGAGMLQLLGASRPDSIGGMAIGADPITAATITLAGQQGIPLLGFIVRKEAKQHGTGRQVEGPVQPGMSAVIVEDVVTSGGSALKAVDAAREFGLQVHQVLAVVDRLEGGREAIEAAGLSLQTLLTVRDLGIPA, translated from the coding sequence ATGGCCTCCCAGTACGATCAACAACGACTTATTCAGCTCGTACAGCAGCATGCGCTTCAATTTGGCAACTTTACCTTGGCCAGCGGCAAACAGGCCAGTTTTTATCTGGACTGCCGCAAGTTGACTTTGCATCCACAAGGGGCAAATCAAATTGGCGCTGGCATGTTACAGTTGCTGGGCGCAAGCCGTCCCGATTCGATCGGCGGTATGGCGATCGGTGCGGATCCGATTACGGCGGCGACGATTACGCTGGCGGGTCAGCAAGGCATTCCGCTGTTGGGATTCATCGTCCGCAAAGAGGCGAAGCAACATGGTACCGGACGGCAGGTTGAAGGGCCCGTACAGCCCGGCATGTCGGCGGTCATCGTAGAAGATGTTGTCACCAGTGGTGGCAGCGCACTAAAAGCCGTTGACGCTGCTCGCGAGTTTGGGCTACAAGTCCATCAAGTGCTAGCGGTCGTGGATCGTTTAGAAGGCGGTCGGGAGGCGATCGAGGCGGCCGGTCTGTCACTGCAAACGCTGTTGACAGTCCGCGACTTGGGCATTCCAGCCTAA